A single window of Hylaeus volcanicus isolate JK05 chromosome 8, UHH_iyHylVolc1.0_haploid, whole genome shotgun sequence DNA harbors:
- the LOC128880828 gene encoding replication factor C subunit 2, which yields MAGEKAGEESMDIEIVPSTSGSNVKTKEKVTKPLLLPWIEKYRPHVFSDIVGNDDTVSRLSVFAQHGNCPNIIIAGPPGVGKTTTILCLARILLGPAFKEAVLELNASNDRGIDVVRNKIKMFAQKKVNLPKGKHKIIILDEADSMTDGAQQALRRTMEIYSNTTRFALACNNSEKIIEPIQSRCAMLRYGKLSDAQVLTKVLEVCGKENISYTDDGLEAIVFTAQGDMRQALNNLQSTYNGFGHVNSENVFKVCDEPHPLLVKEMLEFCSQGQISKAYGVMQHLWAMGYSAEDLISNIFRVCKNLPIDERLKLDFIKEIGITHLGIVDGINSLLQMNSLLARLCRAAVEPDRASVKC from the exons ATGGCAGGTGAAAAAGCCGGTGAAGAATCTATGGATATAGAAATTGTACCATCAACGAGCGGCTCTAATGTAAAAACTAAGGAAAAAGTAACTAAACCGTTACTTTTACCATG GATTGAAAAGTATCGGCCACACGTCTTTTCTGACATTGTTGGTAACGATGACACAGTGTCCAGGCTTTCTGTGTTTGCTCAACATGGAAATTgtccaaatattattatcgctGGACCTCCAGGAGTTGGTAAAACTACAACGATTTTATGTTTAGCACGAATTCTTTTAGGTCCAGCATTTAAGGAAGCTGTGCTGGAATTGAATGCTTCTAATGATAGAGGAATCGACGttgttagaaataaaatcaagatGTTTGCTCAAAAGAAG GTGAACCTGCCAAAgggaaaacataaaataataattctagaTGAAGCTGACAGCATGACAGATGGTGCACAGCAGGCATTGCGTAGAACAATGGAAATATATAGTAACACAACTAGATTTGCATTAGCTTGTAATAATAGCGAGAAAATCATTGAACCAATACAATCACGTTGTGCCATGTTAAGATATGGAAAATTATCGGATGCACAAGTTTTGACAAAGGTTCTTGAAGTTTGTGGGAAAGAAAAT ATTTCATATACAGATGATGGGTTAGAAGCAATAGTGTTTACTGCTCAAGGTGATATGAGACAGGCATTGAATAATTTACAGTCAACATATAATGGTTTTGGTCATGTAAATAGTGAAAACGTTTTTAAAGTTTGTGATGAACCCCACCCATTATTAGTTAAAGAAATGCTTGAATTCTGTTCACAAGgtcaaatttcaaaagcaTATGGG GTTATGCAGCATTTATGGGCAATGGGATATTCTGCAGAAGATCTAATTAGTAATATATTCAGAGTTTGTAAAAATCTACCAATTGatgaaagattaaaattagattttataaaa GAGATTGGAATAACTCATCTTGGAATAGTTGATGGAATTAACAGTTTATTACAAATGAACAGTCTTTTAGCTCGGCTATGTCGGGCAGCTGTGGAGCCCGATAGAGCAAGTGTCAAATGTtga